The region GTATTAATGAGTGAATATACGAGACAACTGCCCGTGGTGGCTCTAAGAAATATGGCAGTCATGCCCGGGATGTTGATTCATTTTGATGTTAATAGAAAAGTAAGTATTGAAGCAATTGAAGCAGCAATGCTCTTAAATCAACAGGTATTATTAGTTTCACAGATTGATGCAGAGACTGAAAATCCAACAGCCGATGATTTGTACCGAGTAGGAACAATAGCAGAAATTAAACAGATGATAAAACTCCCTGGGAATGTAATACGTGTTTTGGTTACTGGTTTAGAACGAGCAACCCTAGATTCTTTAGTATCAGAACAGCCATATCTAAAAGCTCAGCTAACATCCAAGGAAGCGGAGCTTCTTAACTTAACTGAGGCAGAAGAAGAAGCAATGGTTCGTGCTCTAAGAGATTTATTCGAGGTATATACCACTGAAAATAATAAGCTAAATAAGGATATTATTCGTCAAGTGGAAGCTTCCAGAGAAATTGAAAAAATGGTGGAGCAACTCTCGATTCATATCCCTATGACATTAGAGGATAAACAACTATTACTAGCAGCAAGTGATTTAATGGAGCAGTATGAACGCCTATGTTTAATCTTAGCAGATGAAATAGAAGTTATGCGAATTAAAAGGGAACTTCAGAATAAGGTTAAGGATAAAGTTGACAAAAACCAGAAAGACTACATAATGAGGGAGCAACTTAAGGTCATTAAGGAAGAACTTGGAGAAACGAGTTCTGTTTCTGACATTATGCAGTATCTGGAGCAACTAAAAGAATTGGTTGCTAGTGATGAAGTAAAAGAGAAGATTAAGAAGGAAATCGAACGTTTTCAAAACGTTGCTGGAAGTAACTCAGAGAGTGCAGTAGCAAGAGGTTATGTTGAAACATTGCTTAGCCTACCTTGGGACAAGGTAAGCGAAGATTTTATGGATTTGGCGTATGCGAAAGAGGTACTTGAAACAGAACACTATGGGTTAAAAAAGGTAAAGGAACGTGTACTAGATTTCTTAGCGGTGCGTCAGTTAACGGAAAAAGGAGATAGTCCGATTATCTGTCTTGTGGGTCCTCCGGGAACCGGAAAAACTTCAATCGCCCGTTCAATCGCTAAAGCTCTTAATAAGGAGTATGTCCGCATTAGCCTTGGTGGTGTCAGGGATGAAGCGGAGATAAGGGGGCATCGAAGAACCTATGTGGGTGCTCTTCCAGGCCGTATTATTACTGGACTTAAACAGGCAAAGGTGAAAAATCCTCTCATGCTTCTTGATGAAATCGACAAGATGAGCTCTGACTATAAAGGGGATACTGCATCCGCTATGTTAGAGGTGCTTGATTCTGAGCAAAATTGTAATTTTGTTGACCACTACGTGGAAATCCCAGTAGACCTATCAGAAGTTATGTTTATTGCAACCGCAAATACAACACAGACGATACCGAAACCTCTACTAGATCGTATGGAAATTATCGAGGTAAGTTCTTATACAGAAAACGAAAAATTTCATATTGCGAAAAATCATTTACTTAACAAACAAATAGAGAAAAATGGTTTAAAAAAGAGTCAAATCAGTATATCAGAGAAGGCACTTAGGAAGATAATTAGCGACTATACTAGAGAAGCAGGAGTTCGTGGTTTAGAGCGTAAGATTTCAGAGGTATGTAGAAAAATTGCTAGAGAATTGTTAGAGCAGGAGTCTAAGGAGAATCAAAACCTTATCAAATCTGCAAAGAATAAGTCAAACAATAAAAATCAAAGCCATAGTGAGGTAGCAGCTGCTGTAGAGGCGGAGGAGATTAGTGTAACTACGAAACCATCGAAGATAAAGGTAACAGAGAAAAATATCACTACTTACCTTGGAAAGCCGAAGTTTCGAAATGAAATCGCAAGCCAAAAGGATGAAGTCGGAATCGTATGTGGACTTGCTTGGACTAGTGTAGGTGGAACTACCTTACAGATAGAAGTAAATTCGTTACCAGGTAAAGGTGCCTTGATACTGACAGGCCAAATGGGCGATGTGATGAAAGAGTCCGCCCAACTTGGAATCAGTTATATTCGTTCTCTAAGTAAGGAATATAAGATATCAGAAGAATATTTTCAAAAAAATGATATTCATATCCATATTCCAGAAGGTGCTACACCAAAAGATGGTCCGAGTGCAGGTATTACAATGGCTACAGCAATGTTATCTGCTATTACAGGCAAGAAGGTTCACGCAAAAGTTGCAATGACTGGGGAAATAACACTTCGTGGTCGTGTATTACCAATCGGCGGTCTAAAGGAAAAGCTGCTGGCAGCAAAGAATACCGGGATTAAGAAAGTTTTAATTCCTGAAAAGAATCGCCCAGATTTAGAAGAGTTAGAGCAAGAGATAACCGAGGGTATGGAAGTAATATGTGTTGCTACTATGGATGAGGTTTTAAAACATGCGCTTGTGTAACTGAATCATGATGGAACGATTACTGCTTAATTTTAAGTGATAGAATTTGCTATGTGATTATCTATCAGGTAAAAAGGATAAATTATAGTTATAAGGTTACTTGAAGCGAGTATCTCGGTGAATCAAAACTATTTTCTTGTATGAAATAGGTATGGTGACTAAAAGACTATAGGCTTGTCATTAATAAAGAATCGTGACAGGAATAAAGAATCGTAACAGGAATAAAGAATCGTGACAGGAACCAAGAAGTTAGGAGAAAATTATGAATGTAAACCAAGTAGATTTGGAAACGGTATGTGGAGTAACCAGTGTGTTACCAGAGAATACTCAACCAGAATTTGCTTTTGCTGGAAAATCGAATGTAGGAAAATCCTCATTAATTAACGGGTTAATGAATAGAAAGTCGTTTGCTAGAACTTCTTCACAGCCAGGTAAGACACAGACTATTAATTTTTATCATCTCAATGAAAAATTATATTTTGTGGATCTCCCTGGATATGGCTATGCAAAAGTATCTTCAGAGTTAAAAGCGAAATGGGGCAAAATGATTGAGAAGTATTTACGAACTTCTACACAATTAAAGGTGATATTCCTTCTGATCGATATTCGTCATGAGCCCTCTGCAAATGACAAAGATATGTATGAATGGATTGTTCATAATGGATTTGAACCAGTAATCATAGCAACGAAACTTGATAAAATCAATCGTAGCCAACGAGATAAGCATATTAAAATGGTACGAACTGGTTTATGTGCAGGAGCAAATACGAAGATCTTACCTTTTTCTTCTTTATCCAAAGAAGGAAAAGATGATATCTGGAGATGTATTGAACAGTTTTTAGAAGTTCCAGATACAGAAAATAAGTAATAACCAACTTAAAAGGAAGGGGCTTATGCAAAATAGAGGAGTAATCAATCTATGGAGCAAAAGTTCCTTTTTTATTAGAGTGAAAAAACATGTCCGGATAGCATATCACTGAAGTGATACGTTATCCTTCTTTCTATATATAGGATAAATTTTGTGCAATAAATTGGTATCTCAAGAGAAATAACCATTATTGATAAGGTGTGTTATGACACGGAAGTGTTAGTTATTAAAGTAATTTAGTTAGGTCCTTTCTGCGACGTAATGTAAGTAGTTACAGAAAGTACAGATTTCTTGCTAATAGTTCTTAGATTTTTTATGGAAATGTAGCGTATTAGTCTTTTATCATTGCTATAATCGCTGTAAGTGATTACAATAAATTATAGGATAAAAACGTATATAAATGTACAAATAGAATGAAGAGAGATGTGTAGCTATGCGAATGAAAGAAAACAAAGACTATTTACTTAAGGGCACCTTATGGAAAGCTATATTAATGCTAGCCATACCAATCGCCGTGAACAATTTTATTCAAACGATGTATAATCTAACAGATTCCTATTGGCTTGGTAAAATTGGTACAGATCCACAGTCAGCCATAACGGTAGTAACTCCGATTCAGAGTATCATAGTTAATTTTGGTACTGGTATTACTGTAGCTGGAGCGATATTAATATCGCAGTACTTAGGTGCCAAGGATGAAAAGAATGCAAAATCAATGGTTGGACAGCTGTTTGCTTCTTGTATGATATTTTCGGTTGTATGTGCAGCAATATGTTTTTTGTTAACTCCAGCGTTGGTTGGATGGTTAGCTGGTGGTGAGTCATTTTCTTCTATGGCAGTTACCTATTTACGAATTGTAATATTGGACATGCCATTTTTATTTACCATCAATATCTTTACTGCGGTAAATCAATCGCAGGGGGATACCGTAAGACCAATGTTTTTAAATCTACTAGGTATTGTTTTAAATATGATATTGGACCCTCTTTTTATGTTAG is a window of Lachnoclostridium phytofermentans ISDg DNA encoding:
- the yihA gene encoding ribosome biogenesis GTP-binding protein YihA/YsxC: MNVNQVDLETVCGVTSVLPENTQPEFAFAGKSNVGKSSLINGLMNRKSFARTSSQPGKTQTINFYHLNEKLYFVDLPGYGYAKVSSELKAKWGKMIEKYLRTSTQLKVIFLLIDIRHEPSANDKDMYEWIVHNGFEPVIIATKLDKINRSQRDKHIKMVRTGLCAGANTKILPFSSLSKEGKDDIWRCIEQFLEVPDTENK
- the lon gene encoding endopeptidase La — translated: MSEYTRQLPVVALRNMAVMPGMLIHFDVNRKVSIEAIEAAMLLNQQVLLVSQIDAETENPTADDLYRVGTIAEIKQMIKLPGNVIRVLVTGLERATLDSLVSEQPYLKAQLTSKEAELLNLTEAEEEAMVRALRDLFEVYTTENNKLNKDIIRQVEASREIEKMVEQLSIHIPMTLEDKQLLLAASDLMEQYERLCLILADEIEVMRIKRELQNKVKDKVDKNQKDYIMREQLKVIKEELGETSSVSDIMQYLEQLKELVASDEVKEKIKKEIERFQNVAGSNSESAVARGYVETLLSLPWDKVSEDFMDLAYAKEVLETEHYGLKKVKERVLDFLAVRQLTEKGDSPIICLVGPPGTGKTSIARSIAKALNKEYVRISLGGVRDEAEIRGHRRTYVGALPGRIITGLKQAKVKNPLMLLDEIDKMSSDYKGDTASAMLEVLDSEQNCNFVDHYVEIPVDLSEVMFIATANTTQTIPKPLLDRMEIIEVSSYTENEKFHIAKNHLLNKQIEKNGLKKSQISISEKALRKIISDYTREAGVRGLERKISEVCRKIARELLEQESKENQNLIKSAKNKSNNKNQSHSEVAAAVEAEEISVTTKPSKIKVTEKNITTYLGKPKFRNEIASQKDEVGIVCGLAWTSVGGTTLQIEVNSLPGKGALILTGQMGDVMKESAQLGISYIRSLSKEYKISEEYFQKNDIHIHIPEGATPKDGPSAGITMATAMLSAITGKKVHAKVAMTGEITLRGRVLPIGGLKEKLLAAKNTGIKKVLIPEKNRPDLEELEQEITEGMEVICVATMDEVLKHALV